The Branchiostoma floridae strain S238N-H82 chromosome 1, Bfl_VNyyK, whole genome shotgun sequence sequence TGTATGAAATTGTCAGTCCAAGTGCATTATATTGATAGAGCTGCAATGTGCCCCTGTACTGCCCCCAGGAAACCCAGTGGCACAAGGAGTGCAGTGTGGAGACCATGGCTCCCAGCATCCTGCCAGAGATCAGCAGACTCAGACAGgtgcaagattttttttcatcggaCCAATTCACAGTTTTTGTACTGAAATATTATTAGTTTGGGCTTCTTATCATATCTACAAGTGTTTCTGATAGCACATTGTCATTGTGTTTCCCAGATTTCCATTCTGGGCCCCAGATACTGGCCGATCACCATTGACACCCAAAAGAATGCTGACATGCTCAGGTATCATTTAGTTTTTGTCATCAATTTCAGCATGTCCCTTCTTATTTGCCATTACTTGTAAATCTCAGGTTATTAACAGGTTTCTTTTTATTCCAAGTCCTTGTTGAAAATGCACCTACTGTTGATGTGCCTCCTCCAGGGAACTTCTGAAGAACGGTGGTGTGGTGTATGTTAAACAAAGAGCTGGTCACATGTCCTTCTCAGACGATCCTAAGGTACAAATCTTTTCCCAGCCACTGTGTTTTAGTGTTGTTCAGTACATTtcttatacatgtgtatgtatcttTATACAGCTACTGCTATTATTGCCTtctggcataacacaccagtttcatATATACATTCAACCATAGCTAGTGATGTAAACAACAAGAGCCTGTCACATGTAGGCCCTGTAGATCAAATAACCAGCTTACCTTGTTAAAAACTATGCAATGAAAAAGCCTCTACTGTACCTGACTATAAGAAATTCCACTCTAGAGAGAAATGTAAAGAACTCCATGTGTTAACATTCAGGGAACCTGATCTTTCATTTCAGGGCTTCAGAAGTCTTCTTGCTCAGAGTTCCATTGGTGGGGAGTCAAGACACCACTCAGTTACGGTATGTACACAGCATTTGTGTGGAGTTACATCCGACAAGGTAGCACCAGGGAAGAGACATAACTCTTACTGTTTTAGTATGTGTTTTACTAGTATGTTGAGGCAAACATGGGACAGGGTAGTATTTTTCACCAACCTGCCTTGTTGAAATTGCATCTCACAGTGCTTCATCCTCTGTCTATATTGTGTTCCAGGCGGAGGAAGTGAAGTCCTTTTCGTCAGACCCTAATGTCGAGGCATTTGCTGACTACTTCTGTACAGTCAAGACAGACACTGAaaaggtttgtacatgtacccgACAACAGCCAACTCTCCACTTGTCCCATTACTTCTGAAGTAAAGCCAGAAACATGTTACATATGATATTGTCCGGAGACCCCAATCTCACGAAACAGTGACTAGAATTCTTGTAATCATGgcactttacatgtatgtgacattgGTGCTTTGATTGACCTGTAGTTTAGTGGAAACCTTTCATTGAGATATCATGTACAGTAGGAGTTGTGTAGAAAGCCTTTGTTTTCTCTATTGTGTCTAATGTACACCTGTGCACACCTGTCCAGGAGCAGGAGAAGCTGTCCTGTGTGGCCTCCTTGTTGTATGAGTGCATCACCCAGGAGAAACCTGATCTGGTGCCAACACACCTGGCAGCCATGCAGGTATAAATGCACCTCTTCTGTACATACCACTACCCAACCAATGCCGTATGAAAGAGCCTTCATCAGGGTTTACAGGCTAGTTAGTTCATTCTGTTATTTGCGAACAAGATAGTTCAAGATAGTATGTgtggaaggacaacctcaagccaaccgttcacacttacgccacatcttcagaaaagacgctggagccgcatgttccctgttcaggaactttattcgaaccaacaTACAACAAACATGTCttgccgtgtggcttcctcattTTTATGGGCTCGAATCAAAGATAGTTCAAGATAGTTACATGTTGGGAGAGGCCTTTGTCCATCCACAGTTTTGTTTTAAGGGGTTTTTTTCTAGGTCTGTCAATCAGTTTTCAACAGTGTAAACTTTAGACCAGGGACAACTCCTGACTGCCTCAATCCCCCCCTCTTGCAGGTGGTGGACAGTCTGCAGGTGTGTCCTAGCTCCTTACAGCTGGCCCAGGTGAAGCTGCTGCTGGCCTTCCACAAGGCAGCCCAGCAACAGGGGCAGGACCGGGGCAGGCCGTTGCTAAGCGATGAGTTCTTACTCAGCCTGAGGAGCAAGATTGACAGTTGCCTGGACCAATGGCTGAAAAGTAGGTGCCAAGAATTCTGGACAGTCCTTCCAACTCTTATCACTAGCATATTTTACACATATAAATCTGTTTTATGATAAAAAGAACCACAACACTTTCTTGTTGAATGAATTTCACCATGTCTACCTGCCTGCAGGGTCTGGCCATGCTGTTGGGAGGTACATCCGTGAAGGGGTCATCGCCCCTGACGACGGTCTGCTGTCCTGTTTCCTGGTGTTTTATAGCATTCCTCCTCATCACCAGCTGGTACAGTCAGGcatctccatggcaacagatgGTAGGTATTAGTGGAGAAATCTCCTAGCAACAGATTGTAGGATAGTAGTTTATATCCCCAGATATGCTGCATGAGCAGAATTAGGATTTAGTTGGCCATAAAGAGCTTTAAAATCTGAGGGAACTGACAAGAGACCATGCAGACATGTCTCCATGGATAACATGCGCAAATGTGGTGGAGAAAAAAGAAATCTTATtcagataaacaaataaatgataGTCTTATCCATAATATCACATTAATATTATTAatcaatatatatattacaATGCTTGTATGATCTCTGCATTGGATCACTGCTTCAGCTCATACCCTCGCAGTCAGGCAGTCAGATGCTTACAACAAGAACTTGTTTTTCTTACTTCTGCTAGTCAATCAAATTTACTCTGCTTCAGATCTATTGTATggtaatgtgtttgtgtgtatagcTTGCTAGCTACACCTTCCCTTAACAAAAATTCAGACTTCACTGTATCTTTTCTCACAACAAAAGGTCCTATAATGGGCCTGCCATTAGCAGTCATTAGACATCTGTATGCTGCTAAAACAATTAAGACAAATCAGTGTATTGCCCTCGGCCTTTCCCAAGGTTACTAGTAACCATGGAAAGCTGTAAACAAGCTGCTGTgaaatgtaacataaacctTTGAGTTAAGTAAGTTTAGGGAATGGACAATTTTACAagattttattttgtgaaatgttttctttcaaacCCAATTTCAACATCTGCAGCCCTCCACACTTCCCCACGTCTTGATATTGAGCCATTCAAGTACGCTGTGGAGATGTGAAAAACAATGCTCTTTTAGCCGTTGTGATTCATTTGTGAACCATATCACCCCAGCTTATGGTTTGTTATTCTTTAGGGACAGGTAGTGTTCTTTCATCCCTTGTGCTGTTGATGAAGGAGAGAAACATGTAACAAAGATTGAGTAATCTCATACTGCCACTCACGTTTTTGGAATGTGCAGGGGGCACGATCCGTGCCTTGAACTATTACAACAGGTTTTGTTACAGACCCTGACCTGATTCCCTTTCAAGTTCCCCCAGCCATTTATCATGTTTTGTCTCCTCTGCTGCCATTTGTCAGGTTTTGTATCAGTTCACACAAACAAAGTATTGCGTTACTGCTGCCCATACTGGGTCTAAGGGCTCCAAATGAGCACCTGAAATTTGCAGATAAGAAATCGAAATTGCTGGTAAAACATGTAATGTAGGTGGGGGATTCAAGGCTTGGGTTTAAGAACTTCCATAAATTAGTCAGTTCACAAACACGATCTTCTGTTGTTGCTTCCCATACAGGCTCCCTCAGTATTCCTGAGCTGGTGCTGAGACTGAAGGAACTGAGTCTTCCCACCTCAAGTCTCATCAAGATGCTGTCTGCTCTGTCTTTAAGTCACCCAACAGAGACTCCTTCAAACAGATAGCACTGACAGATCCTCTTTAAAGTCTTAGAGACTAAGAATTCACCAGAAATCTGATAAAGGTGTTTCCAGTGCTCACTTTTAGACAGCCTGTGGAAACTCAGACAGATAGCACAGACAGGTGTTTCCCGGACTTTCATATATGGTACTGCTAAGGTACCCTGACATCCTCCATTTCTTAGCAGCAATTTATAGGTTTATAGGTATAAAAGTAAACAATGGATCATTGTTGATAATCTTTGTCCAGGAATGAGTAAGATTTAGTGTACATGTTAAGCCCCTATCATGTAAAACAGTACTGCAATAATCAATGGCAGGAGAACACTGCAACATTCTGTTTATTACTGAAATATGAATATACATCTTGAAAATTTTACTGTGATTTATGTTCATGTTTAACATTGATTTCAGTTCGAACTTGAGCATTTGTAAGGAAAACCATGAACTTGATTAAATCACTGATGTATCTGAAACAACACTGAGTGACCAGGTACCTGGGCTAGCCAGCTTGTCCCTATAATTCCCAGGCAGACGACTGGCGTTTGCATTCTTTTAGTACTCGTTTACTCAGTTTGGATGCCCTTTAAGTAAAAATGCCTTCTTCAAAGACAAAAATAGCCTTTGATATAACTTTTTACTCAAACTATTGACAGGACTAGGTTAGACTTCTGTAGACCTACATTTCTACAGGTATATACAGTGAATCATAGCAACAATTAATCGTAAAATCTTGTGCACGGTCTACGTCTGTGCCAAATACCTCTTGATAAGACTAATCCTTGAAATGGTCCTGTTTCTTACGGAGCGCGGTCTCTCTCATGGCGCGCCCCATTCCGCACGAGCCCTCCCCCAGCCACGCCATAATCCCCGTCTTACCCGTCTTTACCTCGATCTTCGAGACGATTTCCGACGGCTTCATCTGCACACAGGTGTTCGGGTGGAGATAGGCCAGCGCCCGACTGCGAGGCAGCACTAACAGCTCGTCTTGGTTCATCTCGGAGTAGACGGAACCATTAGCGGTTAATGTCGAGCCGCAGCTCCTTCCCGAGTCTGGCCGCTCCCACGGAGATCCGAAGTGGAGATCAAAACACATGGACGGCGGCCGCTGCCCCTGGCTCACCGCTTCCACGGCGTCGTCATCTGCAGGTGCCGGTGCGTCGGCGTCTGGCGCTCCGTTAGTTTGGTAAGAAGCCAATGTATGGGCCCACTTTTCCTGGGACGGAGGAGACAGAGTTACCTCAGGCTGTGGCAGGTACTCGCGCGCTAAGTTGTGGATTCTCCACGCCTCCACGTCGGACACCTTCTTGAAGTTCTTTCCAGACTTGTGCGCGTGGATGGGAGGAAACGTCGTCGAGTTTTTCTTCGCATCCGTTAGACCGGTCGGGGACAGCCGAAACGCCTTCGGTGAGGCTGGATCGTACAGATGTTCATCAGAAGAGTCCGCCCTTTGAAGACCGTTAAGCACGGGGCTGCCAGGGGGTGTTTTGGTCGTCCTTACCTCCTCCGCTGATCGAGATGTCGTAAAGGCGAGCGGCGAAGGCGGCACCAGGTAGCGGGTCTGTCCGACGATCCTGCGCCGGACGTTTGGCGGGGTGCTGACCAGGTAGTGGTCGCGGTACTGCGTCCCTGAATGCAGGGCGCCTTCTTGTGTTAACGGGTCGTTCTCTTTCCCAGCGCTGTAACGTTGCCTTGAGGAGTCTCTAGCTGAGTCTCTAACAGGCCGCACCGGCGCCGTGCTTGGTGGGGACGGGACGGGCCGATCACTCATCGCTGTCCTTCCCCGTTGTGGCTGGGAAATAAACAGGTCATGACCATGACTTAGCGCCTTCCTACCTGTCCTCGGCGATCTCGCCTCCGACAGATACCCAGTAACAGCGGCTGTCTTTGACCTTAGCTGTGCAAGACGTAGCTGAAGACGTCTTTGCTCTGTTGTCAGGTACTTGATGACGGCATCTCTCTGGAGCTGCGCCGACTTCACCGCCTCCTGGCGTTTGCGGTTGTGGATGTCGTTCTGGTGCCGCACCTtataatgatatgataatgatgatgatattgccAGTATAATGATGATGTCGTTGGTGAAATAAAGACAGAAAAACCACCAACATAATGAAGTAGATACAAAAGGAGAAAAGCAGATGTATTTACCTTCATGACGGTGTCGGCAGTCTTTGGAATGACGATCACCGGGGAGTCGCCTGGCAGAGTTGGGTCGTGCTCGCCGCCCGTCGGGGACAGGACGCTCGGAAAGGAGCTCGCCATCATCAACGAGTCCCCGAAGTCTTCTCCCGCGTGCTTAGTCTTGTTTCTATAAATGGCATGCATTTTGCAGTTTTTAGCAGTCTTACTTCGGTGAAAGGTACAGGCAAATACAAGAAGCCTGCCATAAATTTCGCCAGTGCTTGATCAAACTAGTGTCTAAGGTGAATGACAGATATTTTTACATTCGTCACACCTGGGGCTTCTATATGTGATACATGGGGTGTGACAGATGTATCAATGGCAGGTAGAGAAAAACAACATCTAGATTTACTCCTCTACAAAAAGAGCGGTGACCCCTGGCCGGCCGCGGTCAAGTTGTAAGCTCCCCGGTGCCGGATGTGGGTCACGTCAGGTGAAAGCGCTTCAAGAACACGAACTTCACACATTGAGAAAAAAGTTTCCGTCACCTGCAACAGTATATCATCTTCCAACAACATTTTTCGTGTGCGGGTTTAATATTTGACTACCGTCTTTTTGCCTACAGCGATTTGACCAGGTGTTTGcagtattttgttttctattaaaaaaagtTGGCTGAGGTACGAAATATGGCAGTTGTTCACTCTGGTAGTGCATTCTTGCCACAACTAACAGAATTGGTGCTGCCTTGACTAAAGTTTACATCTTATTGCAGCGTTGCTCTGGTGAATAAACCAGACTAACTTCCTCCAACAATGGTCTGGATTTCTCAACACGACAGCGTGAGAAAAGGACGTGTAATTGAATTATGAGTAAGGCTACCGTGGGctattcaaccttcctggtaTGAGGATCAAACTATGTTACCAGGCTAGTGAATCCACTGCTTCTAGGTTTAATTCCCATCGTTCACACATATCACACTATTAAAATTCTAGAATCAGTTCCATCTCAAGTGTGCCTTTAACTTACAACGTCTATACTTAGCGTTTGAGTTCCGTTTGTTGCCTGCCGCTTTTGTGCTGCTTTTGTCTGTTCTGGAAGTTAAAGGCAAGCGAAAAATATGACAGTCAAAATTGTGCCAAGCAAAATGCTACCAGAACACCACCCATGAGCCCCTTGTTCAATCTATAGCTATGTAAACAACAGAGGACTCACCAAAATGAGATGTAAGGCGTCCGCGAGCCTTAGGAGAACTTTCAACCTGGAAGATATTGttttctactactagtactagaacCCACGAAAGTGCACAACTCCAGTACAGTTTGTTCCGGTCAGTGCAGTTGCTGAGTTTATATACTCTTATTTCCAGGGTCTTGGGATCACAGTTCTTTCTCAGGTTCCCTCGTATGTTTGTAATTCCTTTGTGACTGGAGTGTTTTCCAACAGGTCATGGACCCTTCCGTTGCGCAGGAGTTCTTAGGCCGCACGTTGGAAGAGTGCTGAAGGAACGCGTTTCACCTGTCGGTAGGATCGGGTAGGTCCCGCTGAAAGGCGTCACAAGCTCAGGTTTCCCGTAAACAGGACGGAACATGATTTATGGGGATTTTCGATGTTTGGTCAGTATCGTGTTGGTGTTTGGGCAACGTTCGACAACGTGAAACAACTCGGCAATGGATCTGCTTTGATACGTAAAAATACGACCTTGGATAAAAGGCGTTTAAAGGTGACTGAAGGACTTAAGATTCACGTTGGCGACCGGTCGTGCCTGTGTGTGTTCCTGGCTAGATTACCACTCTCACTTACGCGGCGGGTATTGTTACTCTGAGGTAACTATCGGCCAGGGACTATTGAAACTTTGTTGACGcgacaaaagtacagagactaatctccaagcaagtGTATGGCTCCGGCTTGTTTTACACGCCTCTTAAAATGCAGTATTTCATGTCTGTCTTTTACTACTACCGTAAGCAGGTTCATGGACAGAACAGACATCATGCTCAGGACAGAACTACTacagacatacaaaaaaacCTAAAAGACGTAGAAAAGCCGGACCTATGGTCACCTAATCTCAAAACCGACTCACACTCATCATGCCGAGGAAAAGTTCTGACAACGGCAGGGACAACAGGTGGCTACTGTAGTTAAAACCAATACCGCTAGAGGAGCTGATAACTATGGTTCATCTGAAGCGTTGACGTGGAGAGCTGACTTGACTTCTCGGGATATACTCATCTCCGAGTAAGATGATGAG is a genomic window containing:
- the LOC118423202 gene encoding uncharacterized protein LOC118423202 isoform X2 — its product is MMASSFPSVLSPTGGEHDPTLPGDSPVIVIPKTADTVMKVRHQNDIHNRKRQEAVKSAQLQRDAVIKYLTTEQRRLQLRLAQLRSKTAAVTGYLSEARSPRTGRKALSHGHDLFISQPQRGRTAMSDRPVPSPPSTAPVRPVRDSARDSSRQRYSAGKENDPLTQEGALHSGTQYRDHYLVSTPPNVRRRIVGQTRYLVPPSPLAFTTSRSAEEVRTTKTPPGSPVLNGLQRADSSDEHLYDPASPKAFRLSPTGLTDAKKNSTTFPPIHAHKSGKNFKKVSDVEAWRIHNLAREYLPQPEVTLSPPSQEKWAHTLASYQTNGAPDADAPAPADDDAVEAVSQGQRPPSMCFDLHFGSPWERPDSGRSCGSTLTANGSVYSEMNQDELLVLPRSRALAYLHPNTCVQMKPSEIVSKIEVKTGKTGIMAWLGEGSCGMGRAMRETALRKKQDHFKD
- the LOC118423202 gene encoding uncharacterized protein LOC118423202 isoform X1, encoding MHAIYRNKTKHAGEDFGDSLMMASSFPSVLSPTGGEHDPTLPGDSPVIVIPKTADTVMKVRHQNDIHNRKRQEAVKSAQLQRDAVIKYLTTEQRRLQLRLAQLRSKTAAVTGYLSEARSPRTGRKALSHGHDLFISQPQRGRTAMSDRPVPSPPSTAPVRPVRDSARDSSRQRYSAGKENDPLTQEGALHSGTQYRDHYLVSTPPNVRRRIVGQTRYLVPPSPLAFTTSRSAEEVRTTKTPPGSPVLNGLQRADSSDEHLYDPASPKAFRLSPTGLTDAKKNSTTFPPIHAHKSGKNFKKVSDVEAWRIHNLAREYLPQPEVTLSPPSQEKWAHTLASYQTNGAPDADAPAPADDDAVEAVSQGQRPPSMCFDLHFGSPWERPDSGRSCGSTLTANGSVYSEMNQDELLVLPRSRALAYLHPNTCVQMKPSEIVSKIEVKTGKTGIMAWLGEGSCGMGRAMRETALRKKQDHFKD